The DNA region AAAAACGGGCCTGGATTAGCGGTAGCTGATGTTAATGGTGATGGTTTAGAGGATTTGTACGTTGGGGCGGCAACGGGTCAAGCAGGAGCATTGATGGTTCAAAAGCAGGACGGTTCTTTTGAAACGGTGGAGTTTGATGAAACAAAGAATGAAGACATGGGCGCCTTATTTTTTGATGCTGATAATGACGGAGACCAAGATTTGTATGTCGTTAGTGGGGGATCGTCTTATCCGGTTGGTAATAAGGCATATCAAGATAGGCTTTATGAAAATGATGGATTAGGCAAATTTAATCTGGTTAATGCGCTGCCAAATATGTGGGTAAGTGGGTCCGTAGTTACGGCTGCGGATTATGATAAAGATGGTGATTTGGACCTTTTTGTGGGTGGAAGAGTAAGACCTGGTGAATATCCATTACCTCCTGAAAGCTTCCTTTTAAAAAATAATAGTAATGCTAATGGTATAAAATTCAGTACGGATTCGCAGTCTATCAGTTCGGTGTTTAAAGATTTGGGCATGGTAACTTCCGCTTTATGGACGGATTATAATAATGATGGTTGGCAAGATTTAATTGTGGTAGGGGAGTTTATGGCGGTTCGTTTCTTTCAGAATAATAAGGGTGAATTATCCGAAGTTATGGAAGAAACGGGTCTTTCGCACACAAATGGTTGGTGGAACAGTATAACTTCCGGTGATTTTGATAATGATGGGGATCTTGACTATATCCTGGGGAATCTTGGTCTCAACAGTAAATTCAAGGCCAGTTCAACAGAACCTTTGTGTATCTATGCTAGCGATTATGATAAGAATGGTCAAATAGACCCGGTCATGTGTCATTATGTAGATGGAGAAAACTATGTGGCGCATTCACGCAATGATTTAATAAGCCAGATTAATGCTATGCGTTCACGTTTCAGAACGTTCTCTGACTATGCCAATGCCACTTTTGAAGATTCTTTTTTACAGGAAGAAATAGAAAATGCCTATGTAGTACGTAGCGAGACTTTTGCCAATTCCTACCTTGAGAATTTAGGCAATGGAGAGTTCAAACTTTCAGAATTGCCAAGAACGGCGCAGATTGCTCCTATGTATGGTATGATGGTTGGAGATTATAATAATGACCAAAACCTAGATGTTTTGGCGGTTGGAAATTTCTATAGTGGGGAAGTATTCTCAGGTAGGTATGATGCCTCTATAGGGTGGTTGTTGCTAGGTGACGGCGAGGGCAATTTCAGTAAGGCCAATGTCTCTCAAAGCGGGTTTTTCGTGGACGGAGATGCAAAAAGCCTTGTAGGCTTAAATGCGGGAAAAAAGGAATTAATCGTGGTTGGAATAAACAATGCTGAGTTAAAAAGCTTTTATCGACCGGTAAAAAACCGAATTTATAAGCCGAAACCTAATGAAGTTGCTGCTTTAATAACATTTAAAAATGGAATGAAACAAAAAGTAGAGTTCTATTACGGCGGAGGTTACTTGTCAGGCTCAAGTAGAAATTTAATCATTCCGGATTCTGCAGTTTCCCTAAAAATTATAGATGATAACGGTGTTGAAACCGAAATTTTGACGAACCTATGAAAATGTTGAAACCTTTAATATTCGTGTGGGGTCTCTCATTTCTATTTGTGGGTTGTGGCGCGAAAGAAACGCATCGTTTTCGGTTGTTAGATACTGCTAAAACAGGCATCGATTTTCAAAATACCATTACAGAAAACGATAGTATCAACGTATTTGAGTTTATGAACGTGTATACCGGTGCCGGTGTGGCAGTAGGTGATATAGACAATGACGGCCTTACCGATGTCTATTTTAGCGGGAACATGGTTTCAGGTAGGTTGTATCGGAACAAAGGAAACTTTCAATTTGAGGATATCACGGAAAAATCGGGACTTCTAAATACACGTTGGGGTACGGGGGTAAGTATGGTAGATATTAACCAAGATGGATTTTTAGATATTTTTGTGTGCGTTTCAGGAAGCGCAGAGATTTCCGAGCGTGCCAATATGCTTTATATCAATAACGGTGATATGACCTTTACCGAAATGGCCGAGGAGTATGGTCTTGCGGATACAAGGCAAAGCATGCACTCCGCATTTTTAGATTTTGATAAAGATGGTGATTTAGATATGTACCTACTGGTAAATCCTGCCGCTTACGAGTATAATGTTAATGTTAGTAAACCACGTGAGATTGATGGGCAGTCCGTAAGTAATGACCGTTTGTATAAAAATTTGGGGAACGGCAAGTTTGAAGATGTTTCGGTAGACGCAGGAATTCTAGTTGAAGGGTATGGCCTGGGTGTAGGGATCTCTGATATTAATGGCGATAACTGGCCTGATATTTATGTGTCCAATGACTTTATAGGGAATGATATTCTCTATATCAACCAAAAGGATGGTACATTCAAAGACCAGATTACGGAGCAAATAAAGCATACTTCTTATGCGGGAATGGGAAATGATGTGGCAGATGTGGATAATAATGGTGAGCCCGATATTATGGTATTGGATATGCGGCCAGAAGACAATGAACGTCAAAAATTGATTATTTCCTCAACGGGTTATGACCGTTTTCAAATTATGTTAGATGCAGGTTACAATGCACAATACAGTCGCAATACGCTGCAATTGAACCAAGGTCAGGATAAGTTCAGTGAAGTTGGATTTATGGCAGGCATTAGTAGCACGGATTGGAGCTGGAGCCCATTATTGGCCGATTATGATAATGATGGGCGCAAGGATTTATACGTTACCAATGGTTTTTTAAGGGATTTAGGAGATTTGGATTATATCCATTATCAGAAAGCTTATGACAGCCCTGTAGGTGATGTGGATACAAAAATTAAAATGAAATTGAAATCCATAAGTGAACTGCCCATGGCAGATTTACCTAACTACGCCTATCGTAATAAAGGGGATATGACTTTTGAAAAAGTTTCCGATAGTTGGGGGATTGATAAAGCCAGTTGTTCCCATGGTGCAGCATATGCCGATCTGGATAATGATGGGGATTTGGATTTACTGGTGAACAATATGGATCAACCTGCTTTTGTATATGAAAACGTGGGGCTTCCAGAGAAAAAAAATCACTATCTAAAAGTCAAGCTGAATGGAAAAAAAGGCAATCTGCAAGGAATCGGAGCTAAATTAAAGCTGACGACCGCAGACTCTGAGCAGTTCTATCAGCATTATTTAAGTAGAGGCTATGAGTCTAGTGTAGACCCTACGGCACATTTTGGTTTGGGACAGAGCAAAGAAGTGAAAAGTATTGAAGTTTGGTGGCCAAATGGTACATATCAGATTTTGAAGAACCAGGCAGTTGATACAATCTTGACATTGAAACAGTCAGATGCTATCAAAAATAGTCCAGAACAAAAAGACTTAAAGAATCAGTTTTTCTCTGATATAACGGATAGTTTAGGAGTAAGCTTCAAGCATAAGGAAGACGACTTTGTAGATTTTAAATTACAGCCTATTTTACCGCATATGCATTCCCGAAACGGACCTGGTTTGGCTGTTGCCGATGTAAATGGAGATGGCTTGGAGGATTTTTATATCGGAGGAGCTACCGGCCAAGCAGGGGAATTATTTTTGCAGATGCCAGATGGCAGTTTTGTTTCAAATGAAGGTTTAGATGCCCATTTAGAAGACATGGGTGTTTTGTTGTTTGATGCCAATGGTGATGGTCATACTGATTTGTACGTGGTTAGTGGTGGGGTAAGTGCCAATACCGATGCTGAAATATATCAAGACAGACTTTACGTAAATGATGGCAAAGGTGGTTTTGCCCGGTCTGATGCTTTGCCTGCAATAAGTGCAAGCGGATCGTGTGTAGTTGCCAATGATTATGATAAGGACGGAGATTTAGATTTGTTCGTGGGTGGTAGGGTTAACCCTGGTAAATATCCAATGCCAACACAGAGTTACTTGCTCCAAAATCAATCATCAGATAGTGACTTTAAGTTTGTTGATGTAAGCAACCAGATTGAAGGTTGGGAGGAGCTGACAATGGTAACGTCTGGTTTGTGGACGGACTATGATAATGATGGGTGGACAGACCTCATAGCTGTTGGTGAGTTTATGCCAATAACTATTTTTCATAATGAAAAAGGAAGATTGGTATTGCAAAAAGAAACCACAGGACTAACTAAAACCGAAGGATGGTGGAACAGCATCAACGGTGGTGATTTTGATCAAGATGGGGATATTGATTATATTTTGGGTAACCTTGGATTGAACAATAAATATACAGTCAGCCGTGAAGAACCTCTATGTATTTATGCTAATGATTATGATAAAGATGGCAGGATAGACCCTATAATGTGCTATTTTATTGACGGTGAAAACCATTTGGCACATTCACGTGATGAAATTATTGGACAGGTCAATGCTATGCGTAGTAGGTTTAAAACCTATAAATCATATGCCGAGACCAGTTTTGATGAATCGTTTTTACCAGAAGAATTAAAAAATGCCTATGTAGTCAAGAGCCATACCTTTGCCAGTAGTTATTTGGAAAATTTGGGTAACGGAAAATTTGAACTTCGTGAGCTTCCACTGGCGTTACAAACAGCGCCAATAGAAGGTACAGTGGTAGATGACTTTGATAAGGATGGAAATTTAGATGTGCTCATGACCGGTAATTCGTATGCTACGGAAGCGGCAACCGGGCGTTATGATGCTTTTATTGGTGCATTCTTAAAAGGAGACGGTACGGGGACTTTTAGAAATATCCCTTTGGATGAAAGCGGTTTTGTAAATGATTTAGACGCGAGTGGCTTGGCTTTGATATATTCGGATAAAAAACAGACGATACTGGCAGCAAATAATGATAATCAGCTAAAAGTATTTCAGGAAAAAGGGCACGGTAAAGCAAAGACGATTTATATTGAAAATGATGTGCTTTCCGCCTTTGTAAAACTGAAGAATGGTCGCGAATACAAGAAAGAATTTTATTTTGGGTCGGGCTATTTGTCACAGAGCAGTAGGCGTATTTTTCTTAATGAGAACATTGAGAAAATTGAAGTTACAGATAGAAACGGAAATACAAAAACAGTGTATTTAGATGAAGAAGTTAGGTAGTTTACTTATATTATGTTCGGTTTTACTGGTGTCATGCGGCACCAAGCATAATCAAGAAGGGCTGGATGCCTATTTTGAAGGAGGGTTGTCAAAATATAATCGTCAACTTACAGATGTTATAGTTGCCGATATTTTTACACCGCCAGTCGCAAGTAGAATTTATGCCTATTCAAATGTAGCCGCTTATGAGGGTATTCGTTTTGCCGATGCATCAAAAAAATCCTTGGCCGCTACACTCAATAATTTAGAAAAACTGCCTGAACCTATTGCTAATAAAGAGTACTATTACCCTTTGGTTTCTGCAGTGGCATTCATGAATGTGGGTAAATCCTTAGTTTTTGATTTGGATAAAGTTGAAGCTATTAAGGGTGATATGTTGGCCGAAATTAAAGCTATTGGTATTGATGCAGTGGTTTATGAAAATTCGGTGTCTTTTGGTGAAGAGTTAGCTGCTGAAATCTTAAACTGGGCCGCGAAAGACGGGTACCTTCGTCGTACGGCACTTCCCAGGTATTCTGTAAATGATGACGCTGGCCGTTGGAAACCCACGCCTCCGGATTATATGGAAGCAATAGAACCACATTGGAATACCATTCGTCCGTTCGTTTTGGATTCCGCTGGGCAGTTTGATCCAGGTTTACCTACCGCTTTTGATTTAGAAAAGGATTCTAAATTTTACGAAGAAGCTATTGAGGTGTATGAAACGGTTAATCAGTTAGACGATAAACAGCTGGAAGTTGCTAAGTTTTGGGACTGTAATCCTAATATTTCCCATACTAAAGGGCATGTTATGTATTTTCAACAACAAATATCGCCTGGAGGGCATTGGATGCATATTGCAGCACAAGTTTTGGAAGAAGAAAAAGCTAATGGAGTAACCGCTGCGGAAACCATGTCTTTATTAGGGGTAACTATTGCAGACGCATTTATAAGTTGCTGGGATCAAAAGTATAAGAGTAGCTTAACCAGACCAGAAACCTATATTAACAATTATATAGATCAAGATTGGGAGCCTATTCTACAAACTCCAGCTTTTCCTGAGCATACTTCGGGTCATAGTGTGGCTTCGAGTGCTGCAGCAACGGCACTGACAGCATTATTTGGTGAGAATTATGCTTTTGTAGATGCAACAGAAGTTCCTTATGGTCTACCGCCACGAAGCTTTCAGTCGTTTTGGCAAGCCGCGGAAGAGGCGGCTATTAGTCGTTTGTATGGTGGAATACATTACCGTCCCGCCATTGAACTCGGTGTACAACAGGGTAGGGCCATTGGTAATTTTGTGGTTAAGAGCGTAGAATTCGAATAATAGGATTGTTCTCCATATGGGTTTTTTCCGGTCAGGAATCTGGTTCGCCTGAGCATCCATTTACTAGCATTGGTCTTTTATGGAAAAAGAAAGAAATTTCCCATGAATCACTTAATTTATCTGTATATTCAAGGCTGAATTTGTCAAAACCTTCATTTAAAAATAAAGGAGGCTCTTTCACAGGTCTTAAAAATTCGTTGTTTTTATTCTGTTATTGATAAGTTTTTGAGCTATGAGTCAAGTATTTATAGTTATTTGAACCAATTTTTTTTGAAGGTGATGGAATACGCTGTATATTTGTTTAGTAGCATAGTATATCATAGTATTGATAAAATATTTGTTCATGCTCTTTCTTACAACGAACCGCACGACATTTTTACTTTCTTGAGTTATTCTTTGTTCAACTAGAAGAATTATAAAATAATGAACGGCTAATTGATTCTGGCCTAATAATATATTTAGATGATTGTAAACACTATTCTTACAGTTTCCCCCGAAATAACAATTATTGGTGCGGAACAAAATTTCCAAACGTCTCTTAAAAAAGTGCATGATCATCAAGGTACTGCAATCTATAATTTTGAAGTTACAGGAAAAGAAAAGCGAGTTCCAAAACCCATTACCCTACAGTGGAAAGTGCCCGCCATAAATGTAAAGGGGATTTGGAAGCCTACCACGGATTTTAATAAACGTATTCAAGCAGATTGGGAGTTGGATAATATGGAGTCTAGAATCTCTATTGATTCTCCTGTTATTTCCTTGTTTGGTAATAGTGATGAGAACATTTTAACATTTGCTTGTTCCAATGCTATCAATAAATTAGAAATGAATGCACGTTTGCGTGAGGAGGACAATTGTTTTTATTGTCACATCACGTTTTTTATGGAGCAACATTATCCTCTTAAAAACTTTAAGGCACAGATAAGATTAGACAGTCAAAACAGGCATTTTTCAGATAGTCTTCGTGCCGTTTCCTCATGGTGGGAAACCTTTGAACAGCTGAAACCGGCCTATGTTCCGGATATTGCAAAAAAACCGTTGTATTCTACTTGGTATCAGTTTCATCAAAACTTAGAAGTGCCATTACTTTTAGAGGAGTGTAGATTGGCTAAAAATCTAGGTTACGA from Zobellia alginiliquefaciens includes:
- a CDS encoding VCBS repeat-containing protein, translating into MKMLKPLIFVWGLSFLFVGCGAKETHRFRLLDTAKTGIDFQNTITENDSINVFEFMNVYTGAGVAVGDIDNDGLTDVYFSGNMVSGRLYRNKGNFQFEDITEKSGLLNTRWGTGVSMVDINQDGFLDIFVCVSGSAEISERANMLYINNGDMTFTEMAEEYGLADTRQSMHSAFLDFDKDGDLDMYLLVNPAAYEYNVNVSKPREIDGQSVSNDRLYKNLGNGKFEDVSVDAGILVEGYGLGVGISDINGDNWPDIYVSNDFIGNDILYINQKDGTFKDQITEQIKHTSYAGMGNDVADVDNNGEPDIMVLDMRPEDNERQKLIISSTGYDRFQIMLDAGYNAQYSRNTLQLNQGQDKFSEVGFMAGISSTDWSWSPLLADYDNDGRKDLYVTNGFLRDLGDLDYIHYQKAYDSPVGDVDTKIKMKLKSISELPMADLPNYAYRNKGDMTFEKVSDSWGIDKASCSHGAAYADLDNDGDLDLLVNNMDQPAFVYENVGLPEKKNHYLKVKLNGKKGNLQGIGAKLKLTTADSEQFYQHYLSRGYESSVDPTAHFGLGQSKEVKSIEVWWPNGTYQILKNQAVDTILTLKQSDAIKNSPEQKDLKNQFFSDITDSLGVSFKHKEDDFVDFKLQPILPHMHSRNGPGLAVADVNGDGLEDFYIGGATGQAGELFLQMPDGSFVSNEGLDAHLEDMGVLLFDANGDGHTDLYVVSGGVSANTDAEIYQDRLYVNDGKGGFARSDALPAISASGSCVVANDYDKDGDLDLFVGGRVNPGKYPMPTQSYLLQNQSSDSDFKFVDVSNQIEGWEELTMVTSGLWTDYDNDGWTDLIAVGEFMPITIFHNEKGRLVLQKETTGLTKTEGWWNSINGGDFDQDGDIDYILGNLGLNNKYTVSREEPLCIYANDYDKDGRIDPIMCYFIDGENHLAHSRDEIIGQVNAMRSRFKTYKSYAETSFDESFLPEELKNAYVVKSHTFASSYLENLGNGKFELRELPLALQTAPIEGTVVDDFDKDGNLDVLMTGNSYATEAATGRYDAFIGAFLKGDGTGTFRNIPLDESGFVNDLDASGLALIYSDKKQTILAANNDNQLKVFQEKGHGKAKTIYIENDVLSAFVKLKNGREYKKEFYFGSGYLSQSSRRIFLNENIEKIEVTDRNGNTKTVYLDEEVR
- a CDS encoding vanadium-dependent haloperoxidase — encoded protein: MKKLGSLLILCSVLLVSCGTKHNQEGLDAYFEGGLSKYNRQLTDVIVADIFTPPVASRIYAYSNVAAYEGIRFADASKKSLAATLNNLEKLPEPIANKEYYYPLVSAVAFMNVGKSLVFDLDKVEAIKGDMLAEIKAIGIDAVVYENSVSFGEELAAEILNWAAKDGYLRRTALPRYSVNDDAGRWKPTPPDYMEAIEPHWNTIRPFVLDSAGQFDPGLPTAFDLEKDSKFYEEAIEVYETVNQLDDKQLEVAKFWDCNPNISHTKGHVMYFQQQISPGGHWMHIAAQVLEEEKANGVTAAETMSLLGVTIADAFISCWDQKYKSSLTRPETYINNYIDQDWEPILQTPAFPEHTSGHSVASSAAATALTALFGENYAFVDATEVPYGLPPRSFQSFWQAAEEAAISRLYGGIHYRPAIELGVQQGRAIGNFVVKSVEFE